One window from the genome of Flavobacterium agricola encodes:
- a CDS encoding thymidine kinase — protein MFLENPVNHKEQFGWIEVICGSMFSGKTEELIRRLRRAQFAKQRVEIFKPAVDTRYSDEMVVSHNDNQIRSTPVPSAETIRLLAQGCDVVGIDEAQFFDAEIVAVCNDLANSGIRVIVAGLDMDFKGNPFGPMPYLMATAEYVTKVHAVCTRTGNLANYSFRKAAGDQQVLLGETEEYEPLSRAAYYKAMRNNK, from the coding sequence ATGTTTTTAGAGAATCCTGTAAATCATAAAGAACAATTTGGATGGATTGAGGTTATTTGTGGCTCCATGTTTTCGGGTAAAACCGAAGAGCTAATTCGTAGATTACGACGTGCTCAGTTTGCAAAACAACGTGTTGAAATTTTTAAACCTGCGGTTGATACGCGCTACAGCGATGAAATGGTAGTTTCGCACAACGACAATCAAATTCGTTCTACCCCAGTACCGTCTGCCGAAACCATTCGTTTACTAGCACAAGGCTGTGATGTGGTTGGGATTGATGAAGCGCAGTTTTTTGATGCCGAAATTGTAGCCGTTTGTAATGATTTGGCTAACAGCGGTATTCGCGTTATTGTTGCAGGTTTAGATATGGATTTTAAAGGCAATCCGTTCGGGCCAATGCCTTACTTAATGGCAACAGCAGAATATGTTACAAAAGTACATGCTGTTTGTACCCGTACCGGAAATTTAGCTAATTATAGTTTTAGAAAAGCGGCCGGCGATCAGCAAGTTTTACTTGGAGAAACTGAGGAATATGAGCCACTAAGCCGAGCTGCATATTACAAAGCAATGCGAAATAATAAATAA